Proteins encoded in a region of the Synechococcus sp. BIOS-U3-1 genome:
- a CDS encoding tetratricopeptide repeat protein yields MSRRTTAIAAALSVLALGSPLITACANPLANNSYNSGVDKYEQGNYQGAIADYTKAIEINPDFADAFINRGAAKDELGDLQGAISDYTRAIEINPQNSIAYGNRGNSKNKLGDHQGAIADYTKAIEINPESANAYYNRGNAKSELKDYQGAIADYTKAIEIDSQHSNAYSNRGIAKYDLEDYQGAISDYTRAIEINPQNSIAYGNRGNAKSKLGDHQGAIADYTEAIEINPQDSIAYGNRGTTKNELGDHQGAIADYTKALKIDPKDANTYENRGIARELANDLEGACRDWRKAADLGKERSAEWVKNQC; encoded by the coding sequence ATGTCACGCAGGACCACTGCCATTGCTGCTGCACTGTCTGTGCTTGCTCTTGGGTCGCCGTTGATTACCGCTTGTGCGAACCCTTTGGCGAACAATTCATACAATAGTGGAGTAGACAAATATGAACAAGGCAATTACCAAGGAGCAATTGCTGATTACACCAAGGCAATTGAGATCAATCCTGATTTTGCCGATGCCTTCATTAATCGTGGTGCCGCCAAGGATGAATTAGGAGATCTTCAAGGAGCAATTTCTGATTACACCAGGGCAATAGAGATCAATCCTCAGAATTCGATTGCTTACGGCAATCGTGGCAATTCCAAGAATAAATTAGGGGATCATCAAGGCGCAATTGCTGACTACACGAAAGCAATAGAGATCAATCCTGAGTCTGCCAATGCCTATTACAATCGTGGCAATGCCAAGAGTGAGTTAAAAGATTATCAAGGAGCAATTGCTGATTACACAAAGGCAATAGAGATTGACTCTCAGCATTCCAATGCCTACAGCAATCGTGGTATTGCCAAGTATGATTTAGAAGATTATCAAGGAGCAATTTCTGATTACACCAGGGCAATAGAGATCAATCCTCAGAATTCGATTGCTTACGGTAATCGTGGCAATGCCAAGAGTAAATTGGGGGATCATCAAGGAGCAATTGCTGATTACACGGAGGCAATAGAGATCAATCCTCAGGATTCGATTGCTTACGGTAATCGTGGTACCACCAAGAATGAATTGGGGGATCATCAAGGAGCAATTGCTGATTACACCAAGGCGCTAAAGATTGATCCGAAGGATGCCAACACTTATGAGAATCGTGGTATTGCTAGAGAATTAGCAAATGATCTAGAGGGTGCTTGTCGTGATTGGAGAAAAGCAGCAGATCTTGGCAAGGAACGCTCTGCTGAATGGGTGAAGAATCAGTGTTAG
- a CDS encoding DUF1311 domain-containing protein has translation MLLLPVMPAKAEQPDIKCPGNNTVEMRWCASKRLDESKAALEKKLSPGTLKQWREATKEVCSAAYRPYLQGTIYPQLVVGCDDRLNRVLLEEFKGLGE, from the coding sequence ATGCTGCTTTTACCTGTGATGCCAGCGAAGGCAGAGCAACCAGACATCAAGTGCCCAGGGAACAACACCGTTGAGATGAGATGGTGCGCCTCCAAGCGTTTGGATGAATCCAAGGCAGCACTTGAGAAGAAACTCTCACCAGGAACTCTGAAGCAATGGAGAGAGGCAACCAAGGAGGTCTGCTCTGCTGCCTATCGACCTTATTTGCAAGGAACGATTTACCCGCAACTGGTTGTTGGATGTGATGACCGACTCAACAGAGTTCTCCTGGAGGAGTTCAAAGGACTAGGCGAATGA
- a CDS encoding DUF1651 domain-containing protein → MTPGKEQWTYRFHRDDNSWTRDPKVFVDVGRPMPDGSPALLKTRQHLRRDDAEVLWKNLLRSGFQKVPAVWGADAEP, encoded by the coding sequence ATGACCCCTGGTAAGGAGCAATGGACATATCGGTTTCACAGGGACGACAATTCCTGGACCAGGGACCCCAAGGTTTTCGTAGATGTGGGAAGACCGATGCCTGATGGTTCTCCTGCGCTTCTGAAGACCCGCCAGCACCTTCGTAGAGACGACGCAGAGGTTCTATGGAAGAACTTGCTTCGTAGTGGGTTTCAAAAGGTCCCTGCTGTCTGGGGTGCTGACGCAGAACCCTGA
- a CDS encoding tetratricopeptide repeat protein has product MESESKSLSRRTIAIASALSVLALGSPLMTADANTLADHLYSIGREKYEQGNYQGAIDDWSKAIEINPEFAAAYNNRGYAKYNLKDYQGAIADCDKAIESNPQDEIVYLNRGVAKYNLKDYKGAIADLDKYIEINPHHANPYYISGLARELANDLEGACDDWRKAADLGEVRSAERVKKQC; this is encoded by the coding sequence ATGGAATCAGAATCCAAATCATTGTCTCGCAGGACTATTGCCATTGCTTCTGCATTGTCTGTGCTTGCGCTTGGGTCTCCGTTGATGACTGCAGACGCGAACACTTTGGCGGATCATTTATATAGTATTGGAAGAGAAAAATATGAACAAGGTAATTATCAAGGAGCAATTGATGATTGGAGTAAGGCAATAGAGATTAATCCGGAATTTGCTGCTGCCTACAACAATCGTGGTTATGCTAAGTATAATTTAAAAGATTACCAAGGAGCAATTGCTGATTGCGATAAGGCAATAGAAAGTAATCCGCAGGATGAAATTGTCTATCTTAATCGCGGTGTTGCCAAATATAATTTAAAAGATTATAAAGGGGCAATTGCTGATCTCGATAAGTACATAGAGATTAATCCTCATCATGCCAATCCCTACTACATCAGTGGTCTTGCTAGAGAATTGGCAAATGATCTTGAGGGTGCCTGTGATGATTGGAGAAAAGCAGCAGATCTTGGCGAAGTACGCTCTGCTGAACGGGTGAAGAAACAGTGTTAG
- a CDS encoding tyrosine-type recombinase/integrase, translating to MSLSDSQVKAEKAGQGRRSVSVGNSLILVIESESRGGGKSFEGRMRFPPGRKGKQVPVRIGVYGKGLGKWSLREARDEWDRIKTWSRETGRDPRELKKEEQQDKVQQSSGPTFEQACESYLSNSTAKERTKQNYRNVLWNQVLPRFGAETPVEHLSWDHKGEGGKKGRELVMDYFRSVEVRAPVQAQTNLMVMRGVFDHAIDQGWMERDQNPALGTRGTKTKHQPKPHPSLRWDQLPQFFEELEGNKANGTLVMVGAVKVLFMTFLRVGSLVPMRWEELDTAEDLWVIPGNRMKNGQDHLVPLTDPLKDVLDSLRKVTGDEEFVFFSHRSRGTPHINPSSINQHLIRMGYKSVLRAHGVRSIPMTAGQDVLGFPAELIQRQLSHSIGDKVRKAYDRSEMLNERRKFMVSWCDALLAQGMKV from the coding sequence ATGTCCCTCTCTGACTCGCAAGTCAAGGCAGAGAAGGCAGGACAAGGAAGAAGGAGTGTCTCTGTTGGAAACTCTCTGATTCTGGTTATCGAATCAGAATCCAGAGGAGGTGGAAAGTCCTTTGAGGGACGTATGAGGTTCCCTCCTGGGCGCAAGGGCAAGCAGGTTCCCGTGCGGATTGGTGTCTATGGAAAAGGTCTTGGGAAGTGGTCTCTCAGGGAGGCAAGGGATGAATGGGACCGCATCAAGACTTGGAGCAGGGAGACAGGCAGAGACCCCAGGGAACTGAAAAAGGAAGAACAGCAGGACAAGGTTCAGCAGTCCTCAGGTCCGACCTTCGAGCAGGCATGTGAGTCCTATCTCTCCAACTCAACGGCAAAAGAGAGAACCAAGCAGAACTACCGAAATGTCTTGTGGAACCAGGTGCTTCCAAGGTTTGGGGCAGAAACTCCTGTTGAGCACCTCTCTTGGGACCACAAAGGAGAAGGAGGGAAGAAGGGACGGGAACTGGTGATGGATTACTTCCGTTCCGTGGAGGTCAGGGCACCTGTTCAGGCACAAACGAACCTGATGGTCATGCGTGGGGTCTTTGACCATGCGATTGACCAGGGGTGGATGGAAAGGGACCAAAACCCTGCTCTTGGGACCAGAGGAACCAAGACCAAGCACCAACCCAAACCTCATCCATCGTTGCGTTGGGACCAACTTCCTCAGTTCTTCGAGGAGTTGGAAGGGAACAAGGCAAACGGAACTCTGGTGATGGTTGGTGCGGTGAAGGTCCTTTTCATGACCTTCCTCCGGGTTGGTTCTTTGGTTCCGATGCGATGGGAGGAACTGGATACCGCAGAGGACCTCTGGGTCATCCCAGGCAACCGAATGAAGAACGGACAGGACCACTTGGTCCCTCTGACGGACCCACTCAAAGATGTCCTGGATTCACTGCGGAAGGTGACTGGCGATGAAGAGTTCGTGTTCTTCTCCCATAGGTCCAGAGGCACTCCACACATCAACCCTTCATCCATCAACCAGCATCTGATTCGGATGGGATACAAATCGGTTCTGCGGGCACATGGAGTGCGTTCTATTCCGATGACCGCAGGACAAGATGTTCTTGGGTTTCCTGCTGAACTGATTCAGAGGCAGTTGTCCCACAGCATCGGGGACAAAGTTCGCAAGGCATACGACAGGTCTGAGATGCTGAATGAGAGGAGAAAGTTTATGGTTTCTTGGTGCGATGCTCTGCTTGCTCAGGGCATGAAGGTCTGA
- a CDS encoding sugar transferase — MVSAPRRPVLSASPSKLRRRASRRHLELVAAPPSSLSSLTLVRAQSRLGRSLKRSGDVVFSAAVLGLGSPLFLFLAVLVKLSSPGPVFYVQKRVGRGYRNFGCIKFRTMRPDADAVLAHVLERSPEMRAEFDRDFKLRNDPRITPIGRFLRRSSLDELPQFLNVLRGEMSVVGPRPIVNKEIGRYGDYMDEVLAVRPGLTGLWQVSGRNNLSYPKRVRLDLAYARGRSFLIDLAIILRTFGVLLLPMDRGAY, encoded by the coding sequence GTGGTAAGTGCTCCTCGTCGTCCCGTCCTTTCGGCATCTCCGTCCAAGCTGCGCCGTCGCGCTTCTCGTCGTCACCTGGAGTTGGTTGCAGCGCCGCCTTCGAGCCTGTCTTCGCTCACGCTGGTTCGGGCGCAAAGTCGACTGGGACGTTCGCTGAAACGCAGCGGTGATGTTGTGTTCTCAGCGGCAGTGCTTGGGTTGGGCTCGCCGTTATTTCTGTTCTTAGCCGTTTTGGTGAAACTCAGCTCACCCGGTCCCGTGTTTTATGTGCAGAAACGGGTTGGTCGTGGCTACCGAAACTTTGGATGCATCAAATTCCGCACGATGCGGCCTGATGCTGATGCCGTCCTGGCCCACGTGTTGGAGCGTTCACCTGAGATGCGCGCTGAATTTGACCGAGATTTCAAACTGCGCAACGATCCCCGCATCACACCAATCGGGAGGTTTCTGCGTCGCTCAAGCCTGGATGAGCTGCCTCAGTTCCTGAATGTTTTGCGTGGTGAGATGAGCGTTGTCGGCCCACGGCCGATCGTCAACAAAGAGATCGGGCGTTATGGCGACTACATGGATGAAGTTCTCGCGGTCCGGCCAGGTCTCACTGGCCTCTGGCAGGTGAGCGGCAGAAACAATCTCAGTTACCCCAAGCGGGTCAGGCTTGATTTGGCTTATGCCCGCGGTCGATCCTTCTTGATCGATCTGGCCATCATCCTGCGCACCTTTGGTGTGTTGTTGCTGCCGATGGATCGTGGTGCTTACTGA
- the cbiB gene encoding adenosylcobinamide-phosphate synthase CbiB — protein sequence MIAAAGLDRLVGDPLWSPHPVVWMGRCISTLRRSVEHWSGEHPQWLRLGGLAITLVLTLGSASIGWLIERIALQTHGMLQSIAMLALVAGLASALAAKSLEQSVLNVISALASAEEGDLSTARQKLSWIVGRDTTSLSRDEILRATAETASENAVDGLFAPLFWMLVGATIWSLGLTNAPGPLALAWGFKAASTLDSMLGYRRGKLRWLGTAGARLDDLLTWLPCRLVMLSLPMVSKPLRQWPALVRSAESEGRHDASPNAGRSEAIYAHCAGVQLGGTNRYRDRWVDKPVLGADQPKADPKGINRILELTQRLELLWILITALLSWSLQAGLQ from the coding sequence GTGATCGCCGCGGCCGGTCTCGACCGGCTGGTCGGCGATCCCCTCTGGTCGCCACACCCTGTGGTGTGGATGGGCCGTTGTATCAGCACACTGCGGCGCAGCGTTGAACATTGGAGCGGTGAGCACCCTCAGTGGCTGCGTCTGGGTGGACTGGCCATCACGCTCGTTCTCACCCTTGGCAGCGCCAGCATCGGTTGGCTGATCGAACGGATTGCCCTGCAGACGCACGGCATGCTTCAGAGCATTGCGATGCTTGCTCTCGTTGCTGGCCTTGCCAGTGCGCTGGCAGCCAAAAGCCTTGAACAAAGCGTGCTGAATGTGATTTCAGCTCTTGCCTCCGCCGAGGAAGGAGATCTGTCAACAGCAAGACAGAAGCTCAGCTGGATCGTGGGCCGTGATACGACCTCACTCAGCAGGGATGAGATCCTGCGTGCCACCGCCGAAACCGCGAGTGAAAATGCGGTGGACGGTCTGTTCGCACCGCTGTTCTGGATGTTGGTGGGTGCAACTATCTGGAGTCTGGGATTGACCAACGCTCCCGGTCCACTGGCCCTGGCTTGGGGGTTCAAGGCGGCCAGCACCCTGGATTCCATGCTGGGGTACCGCAGAGGAAAGCTGCGCTGGCTGGGCACGGCAGGCGCACGACTCGATGACCTTCTGACCTGGCTGCCCTGCCGCTTGGTGATGCTGAGCCTGCCGATGGTGAGCAAGCCCTTGCGCCAGTGGCCAGCACTGGTCAGATCGGCTGAATCGGAGGGTCGGCACGATGCCTCTCCCAATGCAGGACGCTCAGAGGCGATCTATGCACACTGTGCGGGCGTGCAACTCGGCGGCACGAACCGTTACCGCGATCGCTGGGTGGACAAACCAGTGCTCGGTGCTGATCAGCCCAAGGCAGACCCAAAAGGGATCAACAGAATCCTTGAGCTGACGCAACGACTGGAACTGCTCTGGATCCTGATTACGGCCTTGTTGAGCTGGAGCCTGCAGGCAGGTCTTCAGTAA
- a CDS encoding helix-turn-helix transcriptional regulator, whose amino-acid sequence MSAYSHFLRLKQVKEITCLSKSSIYRLMEQGDFPKQVPLSARSVVWVKSQVEDWCAQKVCAALS is encoded by the coding sequence ATGTCCGCTTATTCACATTTTCTGCGACTGAAACAGGTCAAAGAAATCACCTGTCTCTCTAAATCCTCCATTTATCGACTAATGGAGCAGGGGGATTTTCCAAAGCAAGTTCCTTTGAGTGCTCGTTCTGTCGTCTGGGTAAAGTCTCAGGTCGAAGATTGGTGTGCTCAAAAGGTTTGTGCTGCTCTTAGTTGA
- a CDS encoding recombinase family protein: protein MGRKIGYARCSTTHQSTDSQVDDLKADGCEEVFFEKVSSTTTLEQRHQLRACLSVLRAGDLLCVAKLDRLGRSQVEVINRLNDLQQEGIHVRTLDGLIDTKALGKMAPLVVGLLTGLSEVERSLIQERSRESVEHRRKTGGNLGGRPKTSNKKESLVLRLRKEGESYRSIKDQTGLALATITRIIKEEEAV, encoded by the coding sequence ATGGGACGGAAAATCGGATACGCAAGGTGCTCAACCACCCATCAATCCACTGACTCCCAGGTGGATGACCTCAAGGCAGATGGATGCGAAGAGGTCTTCTTTGAAAAGGTCTCAAGCACCACGACCCTGGAGCAAAGGCATCAACTCCGTGCCTGCTTATCTGTTCTCCGCGCAGGAGACCTGCTGTGTGTTGCAAAGTTGGACCGCCTTGGAAGGAGTCAGGTCGAGGTCATCAACCGTCTGAACGATCTTCAGCAAGAGGGAATCCATGTAAGGACCCTGGATGGATTGATAGACACCAAGGCACTTGGCAAGATGGCACCTCTTGTCGTTGGACTCCTTACTGGTCTTTCAGAAGTGGAAAGGTCTCTTATTCAGGAGAGGAGTAGAGAGTCCGTAGAACACCGCAGAAAGACTGGAGGGAATCTTGGGGGGAGACCTAAGACCTCCAACAAGAAAGAGTCCTTGGTGCTCCGTCTGCGTAAAGAGGGTGAGTCCTATAGGTCAATCAAGGACCAGACAGGTCTGGCACTCGCAACAATCACGCGCATCATCAAAGAAGAGGAGGCGGTGTGA
- a CDS encoding tetratricopeptide repeat protein, producing MITFKGPSFESPWFNYPPKKTLNPLQISGEEKWHSGDYKGALEDFDELIKEEPNNAYEFYSRGSALLKLGKPQEALDDTNKALKLNPNIAKAYETRGVAKAITGNKGGALLDFRRAIEIDENFSSAYANLGALKSDLGNYKGALIDLNKALEIDPNLAYGYRYRAKNYDRQGNMTDACKDMKKASSLGDEVATRNLEMNPGVCK from the coding sequence ATCATAACCTTCAAAGGTCCGTCGTTTGAATCGCCTTGGTTCAATTACCCTCCAAAGAAGACACTGAACCCTTTACAAATAAGTGGAGAAGAGAAATGGCACTCAGGTGATTACAAAGGTGCACTTGAAGATTTCGACGAACTAATCAAAGAAGAACCCAATAATGCTTATGAGTTCTACTCACGAGGATCAGCACTATTAAAATTAGGCAAACCACAAGAAGCACTTGATGACACGAACAAAGCATTAAAACTCAATCCAAACATTGCAAAGGCATACGAAACTCGTGGCGTTGCTAAAGCAATAACGGGAAATAAAGGCGGTGCTCTCCTCGACTTCAGAAGAGCAATTGAGATCGATGAAAACTTTTCAAGTGCTTATGCCAACCTTGGTGCATTGAAGTCAGACCTTGGCAACTACAAGGGAGCACTTATAGATTTGAATAAGGCATTAGAAATTGATCCAAATTTGGCATACGGTTACAGATATCGTGCAAAGAACTACGACAGACAAGGCAATATGACTGATGCCTGCAAAGATATGAAGAAAGCATCGTCACTTGGAGATGAAGTGGCAACCAGAAACCTTGAGATGAATCCTGGTGTATGCAAATAG